DNA from Neosynechococcus sphagnicola sy1:
TTGTCCGAACAGTTGAGCCACCACTTGTAGCAGGAAAATCGCCAGAATCGGGGAAAAATCCATCCCTCCCAGGGGAGGAATTAACGCCCGGAAAATATTTAAATAGGGATCCGTTAACTGGCTCAAGACTGAGAAGGGCGGGTTATACCAGTTCACATTGGGGAACCAGCTCAATAGAATGCGAATTAACAACAGCACCAGATAGATTTGCAGGAAGGTGGCAAAGGAGTTGGCAAATAATTCTACCGTAGGCATGGGATGGCGCTTTCTCTAAGTGTGTTGGAGGGAATGGAACTTAGTCTAACCAAGATTGTTTGCGACTGGTATGGGTACCGTCAAACCCGAGGGGCTGACGGGGTGAAGCTTAGATTCCCCAAACTTCCTAGCCACGGGCTACAACTCTTCTGGAGCGATCGCCGAACCGCCACCTTCCAAGGAGGGGGAGCGGCGCGGCTCCAATCCACTATTGTGAACCCCACTCAATTGCTGACGGACTTCATCAATGGCATCATTGAGCTGGGCAATTTTGTCTTCTAAACCCCGTCGGGCGACTTCAATTTCAGGCTGGGAGGCTGTGGCCAGCGATCGCTTCTTGCCCTTCTCCGAACGACCATCTGGGAGATTGGAGCTACTCCGTAATTCGCTCACGGGGGGACTACCCCCCACGTACCGCGAAGCTAAGAGCACTCCCAGAACGCCACCAATGGCTCCACCGACAATGGTGCCAACCAGAAACCCACCTGCAAAGTTATCTCGCTCACTCATGGAAATACGATCTGATTTTCCAACATCATAGAATTTTTCCGGGATGACCAGGGTGGGTTATCGGCAGATGGATGGAGAAGTGGCTGCCCTCTGAAGAGTTGAAAGCAGTGAGGATTCCCCTACGTCTGCCATTGGCACCTCTGATCCATGGGGAAACACCAATAATCCTGGAATTTGCTGGGCTGCCAATGTCATCTCGGGGGTGAGGGTTACCAGGGGCAGGGTTGACAAGAGGGGTTGTTGACTCAGGTACTGCAAGTATTGCAGGGGTTCATGGGAGCCTGTACCATCCAGTAACACGACTTGAGGCTTCCAGACCCGCGCCAACAGTTCTGCCTGTTCCAGATCATCGGCTTCCAAAATTCGGCAGGGCTGGATGTACATGAGGCTGTCTAAATCGCGGAAAAACTCCGTGCTGGCAGGGCTGGTTCCCAGGGAGCTGATCAAGGGGTTCGTGCCAACAAGATGGAGCAAAATCAGGCTTTTGACGACAGGTTGCTGTCTGGGGATCGCCTGAGGCAGGTTGAACAAAGAGCTGAGGCATTTTTGGAGGTCGGCCTTATCCACTGGTAAATTCAAAAAACCATCCGCTTGATTTTGCATTGCCTGTGCTTTTTCAGCTCGGGTGGCCGTCACAATAATTGGAATTCGCCGGGTAGAGAGATGGGATTTGATCAAGGTCAGGACATCCCAACCGGAGAGCTGAGGGAGGAGGGGATTGAGAAAAATCACACAGGGTTGCAGTCGTCGGGCTTTTTCCAGTGCCTCTGTCCCTGACCGGGCAATCACTACCCAGTAACCCAACTCGGTTAATTGCTGATGTAAACTTTCCACAAAGTGAGGAGCAGCCTCCACCAACAAGGCCAGACGGCTGCCTGAGGTTGTAGATTCGGGAGACGGCTCGGTTACCTGTTCTCCAGCCAGGGATGAGACGATATCCTGATCTCCTGTGTCCGTAAAGCAGGTGGTATCTCCTGGGGGGAGTAACAGGGTAAATTCACTGCCCTTGCCTTCCTTGGAAATAAACGTCACATCCCCCCCATGGAGGCGAGCAAGGCGCTGGGTGAGGACCAGCCCTAAGCCTGTGCCTTCAAATCTACGGGTGAGTGGATTTTCCAGTTGTTGAAATTTCTGAAAGATCAGGTGTTGCTTGTCTTCTGGAATGCCGATGCCAGTGTCCCAAACAGTGAAGGCAACCCACCCTTGCCAGCGATTCACCCGGAGGCCAATCTCTCCCCCCGGGCTCCGTGAATTTAATGGCATTGGAGAGTAAGTTGGCCAGCATTTGCCGCAGTCGCAGTTCATCGGCCACCAGCATTTCGAGTCCCATGTCCATCTCCACTGTCAGGTGCTGTCCCTCTAGGAGGATACAAACGGGAGCCTGGGCGATGGATAGGAGGGGTATATCTCCGGCATCATGTCCCTCTGTCTGCTGTGATCGTCCCTGGGCTGAGGTTGCCGATGGCTGGGAATCCGCGACTTCTGATGTCCAGGACTGATGCTGCTGGGCTTGCTTGAGGGCGCGATCGCAGACCTGGACAATGTTGACAGGTGCCAGGTTCAACTCCAGTTGAGCCGTTTCAATGCGGGTGAGGTCAAGGATATCGTTGACCACATCCATCAATTGCCGACCACTCTGATAAATTAAATGGGCATAGCGTAACTGTCGTGGATTCAAAGCCCCGAGCATTTGCTCTTTGAGCAGCGTTGATAGCCCTAAAACAGCGGTCAATGGAGACTTTAATTCATGGCTAATACAGGCTAAGAATTCATCTTTGAGTCGGTTCATCTGCAGCAGATCGACATTTTTGGCCGCCAGCTCTTTGACAAATTGCTGTTGCTCGGTACGATCCTGGGCGAATACCAGCCATAGGGTCTCCTCAGTGGCGAGACAAGACGTTTGATTGCTGTCCTGGAACACTGACTCCGGGAGCGGCTGTAGGGTTGCCAGTTGAAAGAACCGGGGGGGGTGTCCTCCCAGACTTCCCGGTTGGGAACCCTACAGTCATCGATGCTTTGGCCGTGAATTGGCTGGTATCCCAGGGACTAGGTGTGGGCTGAAGCTCTAAGGCTGAGACTAAGCCTAGAGGAATTTTGATAAACTGCCAAACCCGCTCATGCCCGTCTTGCATGGGACAGATGCAAGTACAGGTTTCTGGATCGGGGCCAGATTGACAGAGGATGGGGTGGGGAGAATTGGTAGTGCGCCCCAATAGGGAAGCAGCCTCCCGTTGTACCCAGATCGGATCGAGTAACCCCCCCACCTGTTGCCGCCAACTGCGATTTTGTGCCAAAACCTGCCCCATCCCGGTCTGAAGCATCAGGGGCATTGGCAACTGTTCGAGGAGGCGAATCATGGCGGGTAGCCCAGACCGTTGAGGCGGGAGTTGCTCTACCGTGCGAGGACTCTGAAAGTGGTAGGTGACCTCGGTCGATAGCCTGTCTAACAGACCGGGCATAGGAACTTCCGGCCCTGGTTCCACCAGATTCAGCGTCAGAAATTTGAGAATGCGCAGATTGTCCAATAAACCGAGGAACTTCCCCTCTGCGTCCACCAATGCCCAAGGCAGACCGGGCACTGTTGTTCCCTGCTGCTGGTGCGCCCAATACTGAGCCACCGTGAGATGAACCGGGAGGGTTGCCAAGGTCTCGAGAATCGGTAAGTCCAGAATGGTGAGCGGTACTTCTAGGTGAGGGGTTCCCCTAGGGCTAGCAGTCAGTCGCTCCTCCGTCCGCCCTTGCACCGGGGGGTGATACTCAGAGAGGTTTTTTTGACCATCACCTAATAAGTAGGGCATCAGTCGATGGAGGTTAATCAGACCTAGGGGCTGGTACTGTGCTCCGACGACTACCACGCGATCGCAATTTTCCCGTCGTAAAACTTCCAGCATCTGTGACATGGTAACTGTTTGACCACAGATAGGAACAGGTTCAAGAAATGCTTGTAGAGAGACAGTCGGCAGTGACATAGCAACCTGACTGGAATTGGGGGACAATCAGCACACCGCTCCATCCACGGCAGTGTGGCTGAAACTGAGTTGGTCAGAATAGTTTCAGGTGTAAGTCTTTCAGACAGAATGATACCTTAAGTATCCCCTGACCTTGATGATGATCAGAATTTACTAACGATTTCTGCAGACTTAACCCGACGTTGATCAGGTTGGGTGAGGGTCATTGGCGTTACCGTTCCTCGGTTACTGGATGAGTTTCCGGCGATCTCGGCCAGGGAATGCCAGGCGCTTCAACCCTGGCTCCTCACTCACCTCTTGCCATTCCTGAGGCTGGTTACCATGGGTAGACGTTGCTTTATTTAAAGCAGTAAGGGCGGTATAATAAATTTTGCAACAAAACTCCAACGGTTTTGTTACAAGAAATTGTCTGCGGCATCAGCTTCTAGAGGCAAACCTGGTAAGGTGGACTCAATGTTTCACGATGGTAATCGTGAACTGGCAACGGCAGTTAGTTGATCATGGATGCTCCGGCTAAGTTTATCTCTCCAAATTCAGTCCATCTCAATTCTTGAGCAGCTTTGCGTTCTCCTCTCTGTATTGGTATTTGTGATGTTTCCGATACTTTGACTTTAGCTCTTTCCCAGCTTTTGGCAGAGGGTTTCTATGTGGTGAAATTGTTTCAGGGGACTGGGGATCTGCTGAATTTCCTAGGACAAGGACAGCAACACCTCGACTGCTTAATCGTGGAACATAGCCCCGACCTCCCTCAGTTAGGAGAACGGTTGCGATCTCACTCGATTCTCCTGCCCACAATAATTGTGGGCATCTCGATTGAAAAGCCATCTGACTCACCCAAACCCCCACAAACGACCCCGGACGAAACCACAAATCTTTGCCTTCAAGATGCTGGGACGGTTTGGTATCATACCGCGGAAGTGCAAACCTCCCCGACCCAGCTGAGTCAAATTCGTAGCCTGATCGATCAGGCGATTAGCCAGTTCCTCCAGCTTTCTCTGACAAGCGATTCCCAGAAAGGAAACGGTGAACTTGCTTGTGAGTTAACAACTCAAGCCTTTGTGATGACCCAGCAACAGCGACTGGCAGCAAAGTTAAAAGAGCGGCTAGGGTACCTTGGTGTGTATTACAAACGCAACCCGGAGAACTTTTTTCGTTACCTCTCCCAAGGGCAACGCCAGGAGTTACTCGATCAGCTCAAGATGGAGTATCGACAGATTGTTCTGACCTATTTTTCCAGGGATAGCAGCTTGAATCAGCAAATTGATCACTTTGTGGATCTGGCGTTCTTCTCTGATATTTCTGTATCCAAGGTTGTTGAAATTCACATGGAGTTGATGGATGAGTTTGCCAAACAGCTAAAATTAGAGGGACGCAGTGAGGAAATATTACTAGACTATCGCCTGACACTCATTGATGTTATTGCACATCTGGGTGAGATGTATCGACGTTCAATTCCTAGAGAATCTTAGAACTCAACCATAAGCAATTGAAGATGCTGCACCCTGATCCACCTGAGACCTGCAATACCAATCTATGACTCCTCTAAAGAAAACCTATGTCCTTAAGCTCTATGTGGCTGGCAATACTCCCAACTCCATGCGTGCCTTAAAGACCCTCAACAACATCCTTGAGACAGAATTTCAGGGTGTTTACGCACTCAAAGTCATTGATGTCCTCAAAAGCCCTCAACTGGCAGAGGAAGACAAAATTCTCGCAACACCAACCCTCGCCAAAATTTTACCGCCTCCGGTGCGTAAAATTATTGGTGACCTCTCGGATCGAGAGAAGGTCTTGATTGGCCTAGATCTACTCTATGAAGAGTTGCGTGATGATGACTTGTGTGATCCCAAAATGTCTTCTTGATATTTCTATTCGGCATCAGGCTGATGAGCGGTGTTCGAGTAAAGCTAGTCTCAAATTAGAAAAGCTAGTCTCAAATTAGACTCGATCTATCGCCTGTGGTACTTTACTGATCAATCTAGAATTTTTACCAAAACCTTTAGTCAATGAGTTCTATTCATCAATCTAGCAATCAAGAACAGCCCATGAGTGCGAGTGTCCAAAAAATTCGCACCATGATTGAGGGGTTCGATGACATCAGTCACGGTGGCTTACCCGTTGGCAGATCGACCCTGGTGAGTGGCACATCAGGAACTGGCAAAACTTTGTTTGCAACCCAGTTTTTATATAACGGCATCACCTACTTTAACGAGCCAGGTATTTTCATCACCTTTGAGGAATCACCGACCGACATTATTAAGAATGCCGTTAGTTTTGGGTGGGATCTGGCCAAGTTTATCGATGAAGGAAAATTATTCATTCTGGATGCTTCCCCGGACCCAGAAGGGCAAGATGTAATTGGGAATTTTGACCTTTCGGCACTGATTGAACGAATTCAATATGCCATTCGTAAATATCGAGCCAAGCGCGTCTCGATTGACTCCGTCACAGCGGTCTTCCAGCAGTATGATGCCGCCTCGGTCGTACGGCGAGAAATTTTCCGTTTAGTCGCCCGCCTAAAGCAGATTGGGGCAACAACAATCATGACCACCGAACGGATTGAAGAATATGGCCCGGTTGCTCGCTTTGGTGTCGAAGAATTTGTTTCGGACAATGTGGTGATTGTGCGCAATGTTCTAGAAGGGGAGCGTCGTCGCCGCACCCTGGAGGTCTTGAAATTGCGGGGAACAACCCACATGAAGGGGGAATATCCCTTCACTATTACCAATCAGGGCATCAATATATTTCCCCTGGGTGCGATGCGGCTTACCCAACGATCCTCGAATGTCCGGGTCTCTTCTGGGGTTAACACCCTGGATACGATGTGTGGAGGTGGTTTTTTCAAAGACTCCATTATTCTGGCCACGGGAGCCACGGGGACAGGTAAGACCCTCCTAGTGAGCAAATTTTTAGAAGAGGCCTGCCGTTGTGGCGATCGCGCCATGCTATTTGCCTATGAAGAGTCCCGGGCTCAACTTTCACGCAATGCCTCTTCCTGGGGTATTGACTTTGAGGATCTGGAACAACAGGGCTTACTGAAGATTATCTGCGCCTATCCTGAGTCGGCTGGGTTAGAAGATCACCTGCAAATTATTAAGTCTGAAATTTCGGACTTTAAGCCCTCGCGAATTGCCATTGACTCCCTGTCCGCCCTTGCCAGGGGGGTGAGTAATAATGCTTTCCGTCAATTTGTGATTGGGGTAACCGGCTTCGCTAAACAGGAAGAAATCACCGGATTCTTTACCAATACCTCTGATCAATTTATGGGGTCGCACTCCATCACTGACTCCCATATTTCAACCATTACGGACACCATCTTAATGTTGCAGTATGTGGAAATTCGGGGGGAGATGTCTCGGGCAATCAATGTCTTCAAAATGCGCGGTTCCTGGCACGACAAGGGAATTCGAGAGTACTCCATCAGCGCTAAAGGGCCAGAAATCAAGGATTCCTTCCGTAATTTTGAGCGGGTGATCAGCGGTTCACCCTCACGAATTGCGGTGGATGAAAAAAGCGAACTATCCCGGATTGTGAAAGGTGTTCAGGGACTCTCCAGCAGTGATGACCCGGAAAAGAGATAAATCCGATAGTCAGGGAGGGGGTGCTGGATGGCGGAGGCATGAGCGTAGTTTTGTGATCTACCCCTCGTGAGATCATCTGATCTCGGTCAGGCAAGAGCTAAACTCAAAGTCACATCAGTTGAATTAAAACAATTCAGAATCCTCAATCCTGAAGCTCATGAAACACAATCATCCCATCAACCGCAGATCACTGCTGAAGATGCTGACGACTGGAACACTAGGGGTGGGCGTTGCCGGCCCGGTAATGCTCCAGAAAAGTAGTACCGCCTATGCGGCCTCTATTAAATCTGCTCTACCGGCCCAGGGAGTGATCCTAGAGCCGGGATTTACCCCAAATCAGCCGATTGAACGAAAGGTCAGTAATATTGATGATTATGTCTTTCGATTACCCAATGGCGAGGTGATCGGAGATCACATCTTGGTTTGCCCACAGAAAATGGGTGGCGGCACCCATGCTCTAGACCTTAAAACCGGCACTGTCATGGCCTCCATTTGGTATTGGAACTACGGCGACTACTGCCCAATTTCTCACCATATTCAAGCCTTTCCCTCCTCCAATCCCTACGAAGAGTTTGAATTCATCAACAGTTGTCAGGGTGGCAAAGATGCCCTGATTTTTGGGATTCCTACGCCAGTTTCCAAGCCAGCGGAAGGCTTCAACATGTACAAGGTCAGGTTTGATGGCAGCCAGATGGTATTAGAAGATAATGTTGCTGCCAGCTCTGGGCTAGGGTTGGGGGTTCATACCTGCATTAAACCCGATGATGCTCAGTCCTATTGGATCACAGACGGGCAAAAGGATATTGCCGCTTGGTTCGATCGCGGCAGTTCCCAAGTCAAAGTCGCTCTCAAGTACGACTGGGTGCCCAATGTCCCGGAATTGTCAGCCGCTTGGCGGCAGGGCGGCACCCTAAAAATTCAGCGTCTCTATCCCGATCCCACCACGGGTTTGTTTGACTACCGGGGCACAAAGGGGATCAAAATTGATTGGGAAATGGTTCCTTCTGGCGAATTATTGGTGGAAGAAGGCAAAATCCCTGGCAGTAATGTCATGGGTTTGTGTGGCGCGGATGGGACGATCTGGCATCCCAGCGGCAAATGGTCAGCAACGCTGATTCGTCTCTGCGGTGGACTGGTGGTTCTGGATACCCAGAAAAATATGCTACCCGTGACCTTTTGCTCCTTTAACTCTCAAACCCCAGATCACTATGATGTTGTCACCACAGGCAAGGATAGCTGGGAGATCAAGATCGATAAAGTGATTTCCCCTGGTCATGAATCTGGATTCTCCCCAGATGGTAAGTATTTTTGCTTTATGAATAATGGACGGGAAAATGCCCTGGGTGTGTTTGACAGCAGCGATCCCGATCCTCGCAAGTGGAAGAAGTTTGCCGAAATCCGCGATCCGCTGTGGGCGGGACGCTATCCTGAACCCTTTCACATGGTCTTTACCCCCAATGCCAAGAAGCTCTATTTGGTGATTCTTTATCCGGCTCCAGCTAAGTCTGGAGTCATGGTGATCGATACTGAAACTTGGAAAATTCGCAAAGAAATCCAGAATATTGCCCCGGATGTGGAAAGTATCACAATTACGCCGGATGGTCGCTATGTGGTGGGGATCACGGGAGGCTTTCAACGATACCGCAGCATGGTTTATTTCATCGATACTCGAACAGATGAGTTAGTCGGCTTTATGCCCAGCCCCGGCGGTCACCATGATCTAACCCTAGTGCCCCGCAGCCTTGATGAGTTGCGCTGGTCTCGTTCCTGTATGTTGTGACTTCCCTCAATTTAATGGCAATTTAACGCAGCAATAAGTCGATACATTCTGACCATGAAGGGACACATTATGAAGAGCCAGAGGATTGAGATTCGCGAATCTCAATCCTCTGCTGGTCTTGATTCAGGTTCTGTTGGGGTGAATCCAAGTATATTGGACAGATATAACCATAGCATTAAGTATGATTTAATGACGATTAGAAACCATCATGGATGATAGTTCAACGAGTACATTAATTGTCATTAAAGACTTAATTTTGCCTACAACAATGCTGATGTCTCAGGCTTTATTTTTATTGGGACTTGGGGGGAGAAGGGCATTATTATTCAATAACATTAGTGCTTTAGAGAAAAAAAGAGTCGTCCTGCAAACCGCTGAACAACGATTAAAGTATGCTGATAATACTACTGACATCACATTAGAAAATATCTCCTCTTTGCTACTCCAAAAAAATCGCTATGTCCTGTTGTCGATATGGAGCCATATCGCATCGATCGCTTGCTTTATTTTTACATCTCTAGCGATTGGTATTGATGTCTATATATCCAACCAATTAACTCATTATCTGTCCTGGATTCTATTCGTTATCGGTCTGTTTTTTATCCTCTCTGGTATCATTATGCTTGGGATTGAGGAATGGTTTTCTTATCGCCTAATTGCAGCCGAAATTCAAGCCAGTAAATTAATTACTACTCATCTTCACCATGCAATGGATCAAACAGATGAAATGGTTTGATTTTTCGGCTGCTTGGATCTTCAGTCGTCTGGCTCTGCAAAATTTAGGACGACACAAAGCCCGAACCCTGCTGCTGATCCTGGCTGTGGCGATGGCCAGTGGAGCCATTTTTTCCTCAATCACCCTACACTGGGGGATTCAAACGAGTATGGCTGTTGGCTTTGCTCGTCTGGGAGCCGATCTGTTAATCGTGCCCCAGGGAACGCTGGTGAATCTGACCTCAGCCCTGCTGACCGCCGAACCCAATGATTTGAGCTTAGACGCAACTATCGTTACTCAAATTGCAGCCCTGAACGGCATCAAACGGCTTGCCCCGCAGTTAATTTATCGCACCCTTGAGTCTGGTTACCGTTCGCCGGGGCAAGCCGATCGCTGGGTTGATTTAGTGGGCTTTGATCCCGAGCAGGATTTGACTGTAATGCCCTGGTTAGTGGAAAAATTGCCGCGGCCTTTCCAGTCCGGAGATGTCATTGTCGGGGGACAACGAAATCACAAGCTCAATCAAGACATTTACCTGTATGGTCAGCGGCTGATTGTTTATGGGCGGCTCGATCGCACCGGGGTTGGAACCCATGAGCGGGGGCTATTCATGGGGTTTGACACCTTGAAACAATTGGCAGCAGCCAGTCAGGGGTTGGGAGTGGTCCCGCTTCCCGATCCGGTAGGGCGATACTCTGGCTTGTTGGTCGAATTGCAACCAGATGCCACCTTGCAACAGGTACAGTTTGCAATTCTTGCCCAAGTGCCCCAGATCAAAGTCATTGTGGGTGGCTCAATGTTGACATCAGTCAGGCAAGGCTTAAAAGCACTGTTCAGAGGAATATTGCTGCTAATGTTAGGCATGCTATTGGGAACGGCATTGCTGGTGAGTGTGATCTTTTCGGCGATCGTCAGTGAACGACGGCATGAACTGGGGCTACTGTCGGCGATCGGCACCCAGCAAACCCAGATACTGCAATTAATGTTGCTGGAGTCTGCCTTAACGACTGGATTGGGCGGTGTTAGTGGGGTAATGCTGGGGCTGTTGCTACTGCGCCTGTACCAAAGATTCCTAGTCTTTTATCTGAACAGCCTAGGCATTGCGTTTTTTCTGGCCGGGGCTAGGATTCATCACTTTCCTAGGAGTCAGTTGCCTGGTCTTAACAGTTGCGATTGGTCTAGCTGGGGCGCTATACCCTGCCTGGAAAGCCAGCCGCCAAGATCCTTTTGAGTTGATAGGTTAACCTCCGACCATGACCCTCCTCAGCACTGGCCTTGAAGCCCACAACCTCTGGAAAATCTACCGGACGGAGGGGGGAGAGGTGGCAGCCCTTAAAGATGTCAGTTTGGCAATTCCTGCGGGTCAATTTGCAACCATTATCGGCCG
Protein-coding regions in this window:
- the kaiC gene encoding circadian clock protein KaiC, whose translation is MSASVQKIRTMIEGFDDISHGGLPVGRSTLVSGTSGTGKTLFATQFLYNGITYFNEPGIFITFEESPTDIIKNAVSFGWDLAKFIDEGKLFILDASPDPEGQDVIGNFDLSALIERIQYAIRKYRAKRVSIDSVTAVFQQYDAASVVRREIFRLVARLKQIGATTIMTTERIEEYGPVARFGVEEFVSDNVVIVRNVLEGERRRRTLEVLKLRGTTHMKGEYPFTITNQGINIFPLGAMRLTQRSSNVRVSSGVNTLDTMCGGGFFKDSIILATGATGTGKTLLVSKFLEEACRCGDRAMLFAYEESRAQLSRNASSWGIDFEDLEQQGLLKIICAYPESAGLEDHLQIIKSEISDFKPSRIAIDSLSALARGVSNNAFRQFVIGVTGFAKQEEITGFFTNTSDQFMGSHSITDSHISTITDTILMLQYVEIRGEMSRAINVFKMRGSWHDKGIREYSISAKGPEIKDSFRNFERVISGSPSRIAVDEKSELSRIVKGVQGLSSSDDPEKR
- a CDS encoding DUF2721 domain-containing protein, which encodes MDDSSTSTLIVIKDLILPTTMLMSQALFLLGLGGRRALLFNNISALEKKRVVLQTAEQRLKYADNTTDITLENISSLLLQKNRYVLLSIWSHIASIACFIFTSLAIGIDVYISNQLTHYLSWILFVIGLFFILSGIIMLGIEEWFSYRLIAAEIQASKLITTHLHHAMDQTDEMV
- a CDS encoding YggT family protein; the protein is MPTVELFANSFATFLQIYLVLLLIRILLSWFPNVNWYNPPFSVLSQLTDPYLNIFRALIPPLGGMDFSPILAIFLLQVVAQLFGQIG
- a CDS encoding ABC transporter permease, encoding MQWIKQMKWFDFSAAWIFSRLALQNLGRHKARTLLLILAVAMASGAIFSSITLHWGIQTSMAVGFARLGADLLIVPQGTLVNLTSALLTAEPNDLSLDATIVTQIAALNGIKRLAPQLIYRTLESGYRSPGQADRWVDLVGFDPEQDLTVMPWLVEKLPRPFQSGDVIVGGQRNHKLNQDIYLYGQRLIVYGRLDRTGVGTHERGLFMGFDTLKQLAAASQGLGVVPLPDPVGRYSGLLVELQPDATLQQVQFAILAQVPQIKVIVGGSMLTSVRQGLKALFRGILLLMLGMLLGTALLVSVIFSAIVSERRHELGLLSAIGTQQTQILQLMLLESALTTGLGGVSGVMLGLLLLRLYQRFLVFYLNSLGIAFFLAGARIHHFPRSQLPGLNSCDWSSWGAIPCLESQPPRSF
- the kaiB gene encoding circadian clock protein KaiB, translated to MTPLKKTYVLKLYVAGNTPNSMRALKTLNNILETEFQGVYALKVIDVLKSPQLAEEDKILATPTLAKILPPPVRKIIGDLSDREKVLIGLDLLYEELRDDDLCDPKMSS
- a CDS encoding circadian clock protein KaiA — protein: MRSPLCIGICDVSDTLTLALSQLLAEGFYVVKLFQGTGDLLNFLGQGQQHLDCLIVEHSPDLPQLGERLRSHSILLPTIIVGISIEKPSDSPKPPQTTPDETTNLCLQDAGTVWYHTAEVQTSPTQLSQIRSLIDQAISQFLQLSLTSDSQKGNGELACELTTQAFVMTQQQRLAAKLKERLGYLGVYYKRNPENFFRYLSQGQRQELLDQLKMEYRQIVLTYFSRDSSLNQQIDHFVDLAFFSDISVSKVVEIHMELMDEFAKQLKLEGRSEEILLDYRLTLIDVIAHLGEMYRRSIPRES
- a CDS encoding ATP-binding protein; this translates as MNRWQGWVAFTVWDTGIGIPEDKQHLIFQKFQQLENPLTRRFEGTGLGLVLTQRLARLHGGDVTFISKEGKGSEFTLLLPPGDTTCFTDTGDQDIVSSLAGEQVTEPSPESTTSGSRLALLVEAAPHFVESLHQQLTELGYWVVIARSGTEALEKARRLQPCVIFLNPLLPQLSGWDVLTLIKSHLSTRRIPIIVTATRAEKAQAMQNQADGFLNLPVDKADLQKCLSSLFNLPQAIPRQQPVVKSLILLHLVGTNPLISSLGTSPASTEFFRDLDSLMYIQPCRILEADDLEQAELLARVWKPQVVLLDGTGSHEPLQYLQYLSQQPLLSTLPLVTLTPEMTLAAQQIPGLLVFPHGSEVPMADVGESSLLSTLQRAATSPSICR